A genomic segment from Marinobacter bohaiensis encodes:
- the prlC gene encoding oligopeptidase A — MNNPLLSDDLLPRFDHIRVEHMEPAIDQILSDNRMQIQDLASQAEPTWDTLFQPMQSLDDRLNNAFSIISHLNGVMNSDELRQVYKRCLEKLTEYGTELSQNTELCNAYKRLAEGPDFQKLDEAQRKAIDNTLRDFHLGGVDLPDDEKKQFAELSKELSELTNRFSDNVLDATQHWFKHIADESELAGVPESALDGARQAAQQRDLDGFVITLDFPSFFPVMTYGDNRELRREVYEAFVTRASDVGPDGGQWDNTPVMAEILKRRHQQSQLLGFDNYAERSLATKMARSVDEVMQFLQELAAKSRPVAVQEYDDLKAFARDEFGVDTLEAWDIGYYSEKLRQARYDISPETLRPWFPVNTVVGGLFQVAERLFDVSIEADNDAETWHDDVTAYRISRGGEPVAWFYLDLYARQGKRGGAWMADCRVRWRNLRGTLQKPVAFLTCNFTPPVGDKPALLTHDEVTTLFHEFGHGLHHMLTQVEVADVSGINGVAWDAVELPSQFLENWCWNPESLGLIARHYETGEPLPQDLLDKLLAAKNFQSGMQMVRQLEFSLFDFRLHAEFTPQAPVNPLDMYRQVRSEIAVTETPEFNRFPNAFSHIFAGGYAAGYYSYKWAEVLAADAFSLFEEKGIFDPATGRSFLENILERGGSREPMELFKAFRGREPQVDALLRQSGITPQAA, encoded by the coding sequence ATGAACAATCCCCTGCTGAGTGATGATCTGCTGCCCCGCTTCGACCACATCCGCGTCGAGCATATGGAACCGGCCATCGACCAGATCCTGAGCGACAACCGCATGCAGATCCAGGACCTGGCCAGCCAGGCCGAGCCGACCTGGGACACGCTGTTCCAGCCCATGCAGTCCCTGGACGATCGCCTGAACAACGCCTTTTCCATTATCTCTCACCTCAACGGCGTGATGAACAGCGACGAGCTGCGCCAGGTGTACAAGCGCTGCCTGGAAAAACTGACCGAGTACGGTACCGAGCTGAGCCAGAACACCGAACTGTGTAACGCCTACAAGCGGCTCGCCGAAGGCCCGGATTTCCAGAAGCTGGATGAAGCCCAGCGCAAGGCCATCGACAACACCCTGCGCGACTTCCACCTGGGCGGTGTCGACCTGCCCGACGACGAGAAGAAGCAGTTTGCCGAGTTGTCCAAGGAATTGTCAGAGCTGACCAATCGCTTCAGCGACAACGTACTGGACGCCACCCAGCACTGGTTCAAGCACATCGCCGACGAGAGCGAACTGGCGGGCGTCCCCGAGTCGGCGCTCGATGGTGCGCGTCAGGCCGCGCAGCAGCGCGATCTGGACGGCTTCGTCATCACCCTGGATTTCCCCAGCTTCTTCCCGGTCATGACCTACGGCGACAACCGCGAGCTGCGCCGCGAAGTCTACGAGGCGTTCGTTACCCGCGCGTCCGACGTGGGTCCGGATGGTGGCCAGTGGGACAACACGCCGGTGATGGCGGAAATTCTCAAGCGCCGTCACCAGCAGTCGCAGCTGCTGGGCTTCGACAACTACGCCGAGCGCTCACTGGCCACCAAGATGGCGCGCAGCGTCGACGAGGTGATGCAGTTCCTGCAGGAACTGGCGGCCAAGTCGCGGCCGGTGGCGGTGCAGGAATACGATGACCTCAAGGCGTTCGCCCGGGACGAGTTCGGCGTGGACACGCTGGAAGCCTGGGACATCGGCTACTACAGCGAGAAGCTGCGCCAGGCGCGTTACGACATCTCGCCGGAAACCCTGCGCCCCTGGTTCCCGGTCAACACCGTGGTGGGCGGCCTGTTCCAGGTGGCCGAGCGCCTGTTCGACGTGTCCATCGAGGCGGACAACGACGCCGAAACCTGGCACGACGACGTCACCGCCTACCGCATCAGCCGCGGTGGCGAGCCGGTGGCCTGGTTCTACCTCGACCTCTACGCGCGTCAGGGCAAGCGTGGCGGCGCCTGGATGGCGGACTGCCGGGTGCGCTGGCGCAACCTGCGCGGCACCCTGCAGAAGCCGGTGGCATTCCTGACCTGCAATTTCACGCCGCCGGTGGGTGACAAGCCGGCGCTGCTGACCCACGACGAGGTCACCACCCTGTTCCACGAGTTCGGCCATGGCCTGCACCACATGCTGACCCAGGTCGAGGTGGCGGACGTGTCCGGCATCAACGGGGTGGCCTGGGACGCCGTCGAGCTGCCCAGCCAGTTCCTCGAGAACTGGTGCTGGAATCCGGAATCCCTGGGCCTGATCGCCAGACATTACGAGACGGGCGAGCCGCTGCCCCAGGACCTGCTCGACAAGCTGCTGGCGGCGAAGAACTTCCAGTCCGGCATGCAGATGGTGCGGCAACTGGAATTCTCGCTGTTCGATTTCCGCCTGCACGCCGAGTTCACCCCACAGGCTCCGGTGAACCCGCTGGACATGTACCGCCAGGTGCGCTCCGAGATTGCCGTCACCGAGACGCCGGAATTCAACCGGTTCCCCAACGCCTTCTCCCACATCTTCGCCGGCGGTTACGCGGCGGGTTACTACAGCTACAAGTGGGCCGAGGTGCTGGCCGCGGACGCCTTCTCCCTGTTCGAGGAGAAGGGCATTTTCGATCCCGCCACCGGCCGGTCGTTCCTGGAGAATATCCTGGAGCGCGGCGGCTCGCGCGAGCCCATGGAGCTGTTCAAGGCCTTCCGGGGTCGCGAGCCCCAGGTGGACGCCCTGCTGCGCCAGAGCGGTATCACCCCGCAGGCGGCCTGA
- a CDS encoding YheV family putative zinc ribbon protein — MATPKRFIAGAICPRCGEMDKIKMQQTDEGQFRECVACGFEDAQTPEGEPIGELETRVNKRDNEDDHTVKQVVFFKAAADDSEDDG, encoded by the coding sequence ATGGCGACCCCCAAACGCTTTATTGCCGGCGCCATCTGCCCCCGCTGCGGTGAGATGGACAAGATCAAGATGCAGCAGACCGACGAAGGCCAGTTCCGAGAGTGCGTGGCCTGCGGCTTCGAGGATGCCCAGACCCCCGAAGGTGAGCCCATCGGCGAGCTGGAGACCCGGGTCAACAAGCGTGACAACGAGGACGATCACACCGTCAAGCAGGTGGTGTTCTTCAAGGCGGCAGCGGATGACAGCGAAGACGACGGATAA
- a CDS encoding Na+/H+ antiporter family protein — MNAVVAAVGIMLILSLCRIHVVVALIIGAIAGGLISGLSLEATINAFNSGLGGGATVALSYATLGAFAVAIGKSGLAHALADKALALVGRQDNGQGGAIKFVMIGLLLAIAISSQNILPIHIAFIPLVVPPLLYVMARLRLDRRLVACVLTFGLITPYMFLPVGFGGIYLNEILMAKVETNGVALDGLNVMHAMALPALGMLTGLLVAVFFTYRKGRDYDMKTIERTERVDIQYSQWTLIMALAAIVVAFVVQLMLDSMILGALAGFVLFNVSGVVKWKEADDLFTEGMKMLAMIGFIMIAASGFAEVMRETGDIKTLVESSVGAIGDNQALAALLMLVVGLLITMGIGSSFSTIPIIAAIYVPLALQLGFSPLAIVALVGTAGALGDAGSPASDSTLGPTAGLNADGQHNHIWDTVVPTFLHYNLPLLAFGWLAAMTL, encoded by the coding sequence ATGAATGCTGTTGTTGCCGCTGTCGGCATCATGCTCATCCTGAGCCTCTGTCGAATCCACGTCGTCGTTGCCCTGATCATCGGTGCCATCGCCGGCGGCCTGATCAGTGGCCTGTCCCTGGAAGCCACCATCAATGCCTTCAACAGCGGCCTGGGCGGCGGCGCCACCGTGGCCCTGTCCTACGCCACCCTGGGCGCGTTCGCCGTGGCCATCGGCAAATCCGGCCTGGCCCACGCCCTGGCGGACAAGGCGCTGGCCCTGGTGGGGCGCCAGGACAACGGGCAGGGCGGCGCGATCAAGTTCGTGATGATCGGCCTGCTGCTGGCCATCGCCATCTCGTCCCAGAACATCCTGCCGATCCACATTGCCTTCATTCCGCTGGTGGTCCCGCCGCTGCTGTACGTCATGGCCAGGCTGCGCCTGGACCGGCGCCTGGTGGCCTGCGTGCTGACCTTCGGCCTGATCACCCCCTACATGTTCCTGCCGGTGGGCTTCGGCGGCATCTACCTGAACGAAATCCTGATGGCCAAGGTGGAAACCAACGGCGTCGCCCTGGACGGCCTCAACGTGATGCACGCCATGGCGCTGCCGGCGCTGGGCATGCTCACCGGCCTGCTGGTGGCGGTGTTCTTCACCTACCGCAAGGGCCGCGACTACGACATGAAAACCATCGAGCGCACCGAGCGGGTGGACATCCAGTACAGCCAGTGGACGCTGATCATGGCCCTGGCGGCCATCGTGGTGGCGTTCGTGGTGCAGCTGATGCTCGATTCCATGATCCTGGGCGCGCTGGCCGGCTTCGTGCTCTTTAACGTCTCCGGCGTAGTGAAGTGGAAGGAAGCGGACGACCTGTTCACCGAAGGCATGAAGATGCTGGCGATGATCGGTTTCATCATGATCGCCGCCTCCGGCTTCGCCGAGGTGATGCGCGAGACCGGCGACATCAAGACGCTGGTGGAAAGCTCCGTCGGCGCCATCGGCGACAACCAGGCCCTGGCGGCGCTGCTGATGCTGGTGGTCGGGCTGCTGATCACCATGGGCATCGGCTCGTCCTTCTCCACCATCCCCATCATTGCCGCGATCTACGTGCCGCTGGCGCTGCAACTGGGCTTCAGCCCGCTGGCGATCGTCGCCCTGGTGGGCACCGCCGGCGCGCTGGGGGATGCCGGCTCACCGGCCTCGGACTCCACCCTCGGCCCCACCGCCGGCCTCAACGCCGACGGCCAGCACAACCACATCTGGGACACGGTGGTGCCGACCTTCCTGCACTACAACCTGCCGCTGCTGGCGTTCGGCTGGCTGGCGGCGATGACGCTGTAA
- a CDS encoding DUF1653 domain-containing protein, with amino-acid sequence MTHTLKPGRYRHYKGKDYEVIGVARHSETEEELVVYRCLYGDQSLWVRPLSMFRETVEVAGESVPRFSYLG; translated from the coding sequence ATGACACATACGCTCAAACCCGGCCGCTACCGGCACTACAAGGGCAAGGACTACGAAGTGATCGGCGTCGCCCGTCACAGCGAAACCGAAGAGGAACTGGTGGTCTACCGCTGCCTCTACGGCGACCAGAGTCTCTGGGTACGCCCGCTCAGCATGTTCCGGGAAACGGTCGAAGTCGCCGGCGAATCGGTCCCCCGGTTCAGCTATCTGGGCTGA
- a CDS encoding DoxX family protein, translating to MLENADLGKLIVRLTLGGLLLFHGISKLFNGVGFVESQLVSHGLPAFLAYGVYIGEIIAPLMVILGYQTRIGGLIIAINMIVAIALVHMGQLMSLGQSGGWALELQGFFLFIGLALVFLGPGKYKLHS from the coding sequence ATGTTGGAGAACGCGGATCTTGGCAAACTGATCGTCCGGCTGACCCTGGGCGGGCTGCTGCTGTTTCACGGCATCTCGAAGCTGTTCAACGGCGTGGGCTTCGTGGAATCGCAACTGGTCAGCCACGGGCTGCCGGCGTTCCTGGCCTACGGTGTCTACATCGGGGAAATCATCGCCCCACTGATGGTCATCCTCGGCTACCAGACGCGCATCGGCGGGCTGATCATCGCCATCAACATGATCGTCGCCATCGCCCTGGTGCACATGGGCCAGTTGATGAGCCTGGGCCAGTCCGGCGGCTGGGCGCTGGAGCTGCAGGGCTTCTTCCTGTTCATTGGCCTGGCGCTGGTGTTCCTCGGCCCCGGCAAATACAAGCTGCACTCCTGA
- a CDS encoding group I truncated hemoglobin has product MTRTITGLLLGVLLAGCQSLAGPPAEDTLYQDLGERTGIANIVRDLLYVVVEDERIAETFRGVDIASLHRNLTDQICYLANGPCTYSGRSMEASHAGLGIDETDFNALAEDLILAMEQNDVPVSAQNRLLKRLVPLHDEIVDIPTPRPSSN; this is encoded by the coding sequence ATGACCAGAACGATCACCGGTTTGCTGTTGGGCGTGCTGCTGGCGGGCTGCCAGAGCCTTGCCGGGCCGCCGGCGGAGGACACGCTTTACCAGGATCTGGGCGAACGCACCGGCATCGCCAACATCGTGCGCGACCTGCTGTACGTGGTGGTTGAGGACGAACGCATCGCCGAGACTTTCCGCGGCGTGGACATCGCCAGCCTGCACCGCAACCTGACCGACCAGATCTGCTACCTGGCCAACGGCCCCTGCACCTATTCCGGACGCAGCATGGAAGCCTCACACGCCGGCCTGGGCATCGACGAGACGGACTTCAACGCCCTCGCCGAAGACCTGATCCTGGCCATGGAGCAGAACGACGTGCCGGTGTCGGCGCAGAACCGCCTGCTGAAACGGCTGGTGCCGCTGCACGACGAGATTGTCGATATCCCGACGCCGCGACCGTCATCCAATTGA
- a CDS encoding DUF3034 family protein, producing the protein MVKRLSALLLVLFSASLAAAPGSRLWGTGGVTTIEGSAGGGLVPMAVLTGYASDREWGASIALSHAPLDDYTVDVTAAALNWRNRIEVSVARQTLDLDTLGAALNEDELQQDIFGLKLRLFGDVLYGRYGQWSLGIQHKRNRTFTVPEAVGAEDDSGTDLYLAGSKVFLAGLFDRNLLVNGVVRGTRANQGGLLGFGGDENDSYELVFEGSAGVFVTRQWLVGGEYRQKPDNLGFAEEDDWYDLFVAWVPNRHLAVTAAWVNLGGIAGLDDQQGGYLSLQGSF; encoded by the coding sequence ATCGTGAAACGGCTCAGCGCTCTTCTCCTCGTTCTGTTTTCAGCCTCGCTGGCGGCGGCCCCCGGCAGCCGGCTCTGGGGCACCGGCGGCGTGACCACCATTGAAGGCAGTGCCGGCGGTGGACTGGTCCCTATGGCCGTGCTCACCGGCTACGCCAGCGACCGGGAGTGGGGCGCCTCGATCGCCTTGTCCCACGCGCCGCTGGACGACTACACCGTGGACGTCACCGCCGCGGCGCTGAACTGGCGCAACCGCATCGAGGTGAGTGTCGCACGCCAGACCCTGGACCTGGACACCCTGGGAGCCGCACTCAACGAAGACGAGCTACAGCAGGACATTTTCGGTCTCAAGCTGCGGCTCTTCGGCGACGTGCTCTACGGCCGCTACGGCCAGTGGTCCCTGGGCATCCAGCACAAGCGCAACCGCACGTTTACGGTGCCGGAGGCGGTGGGTGCCGAGGACGACAGCGGCACCGACCTGTACCTTGCCGGCAGCAAGGTGTTCCTGGCCGGACTGTTCGACCGCAACCTGCTGGTCAACGGCGTGGTGCGCGGAACCCGGGCCAACCAGGGCGGGCTGCTGGGCTTCGGCGGCGACGAGAATGACAGCTACGAGCTGGTGTTCGAGGGCAGCGCCGGCGTCTTCGTGACCCGCCAGTGGCTGGTGGGCGGCGAGTACCGGCAGAAGCCGGATAACCTTGGATTCGCCGAGGAAGACGACTGGTACGACCTGTTCGTCGCCTGGGTCCCCAACCGGCACCTCGCGGTGACCGCCGCCTGGGTCAACCTCGGCGGCATCGCCGGCCTGGACGACCAGCAGGGCGGCTACCTGTCCCTGCAGGGCAGTTTCTGA
- a CDS encoding putative bifunctional diguanylate cyclase/phosphodiesterase, whose amino-acid sequence MFRPTGFRGRLLVAMLALALVTSLVIAAAFMVSTFRDEENRARERLQVASGVIREILARRNQLLVNTLNVLVDDFGFRSAIASGDQATLSSALDNHSQRFRADLAMLADRDGNVINSLQALAPGKRVPFPALLDEANRRGAAASLVIWDEQAFQALMVPVQAPGLKAWLVMGYSLDNRFAREISELTGVDVVFESRESPPRAFGHSMVQGDPASIMAAVRDSGEQASMSGDHRYFSQTARLNADDSAPVRARLLLDRQTALANYYRLAWNLTLLVAVCLGVAGLLALALARALGKPVLHLARYADDLGDDLTAVPPPLTVRDELGRLAQALFAMSRRIRHREHRIHHDASHDSLTGLPNRLALDRHLRRQLESGRPGYLLSLSIVGLKELSETLGYDFGDRVIIATGLRLRGALDHRCPLGRTGGNEFMTFLPGRDRERLEAELAQLRQVAEETILISGTPASVSLCAAILHLPDQAASLDDIRRRVSLTMDRARYGETRSAFYAVGGDELHLRELAIIRDLHTAMENNQLTMVYQPKVRFQDGTVAAVEALVRWTHPQLGPLNPEEFIALAERSGQIHTLTEHILRRIRRDAGQWQEAGLRELGIAVNLSALDLNNPRLPDLVDGVFADWPRPLNTLTFEITESAAMVDTQAAMRALARLRELGVRLSVDDFGTGYSSLAQMRQLPVQELKIDKSFVLRLDATPQDQLIVRSTIDMAHGLGLGVVAEGVENEASWHLLRHWGCELAQGYLISRPLPASELAGWHAAFREQAAQLTQDRPRRAVTDRSQS is encoded by the coding sequence ATGTTCCGCCCGACCGGTTTCCGCGGCCGCCTGCTGGTCGCCATGCTCGCCCTGGCGCTGGTGACCAGCCTGGTCATCGCTGCCGCGTTCATGGTGTCCACCTTCCGGGACGAAGAGAACCGCGCCCGGGAACGCCTGCAGGTGGCCAGCGGCGTCATCCGGGAAATCCTCGCCCGTCGCAACCAGTTGCTGGTCAACACCCTCAATGTGCTGGTGGACGACTTCGGCTTCCGGTCCGCCATCGCCAGCGGCGACCAGGCCACCCTGTCCAGCGCCCTGGACAACCACAGCCAGCGTTTCCGCGCCGACCTGGCCATGCTGGCCGACCGCGACGGCAACGTGATCAACAGCCTGCAAGCGCTGGCGCCGGGCAAACGCGTGCCGTTTCCCGCTCTGCTGGACGAAGCCAACCGCCGGGGCGCCGCCGCCAGTCTGGTCATCTGGGACGAGCAGGCGTTCCAGGCGCTGATGGTCCCGGTACAGGCGCCGGGGCTCAAGGCCTGGCTGGTGATGGGCTACAGCCTCGACAACCGCTTCGCCCGGGAAATCAGCGAACTCACCGGGGTGGACGTGGTCTTCGAATCCCGGGAATCACCACCGCGGGCGTTCGGCCACAGCATGGTCCAGGGGGATCCCGCCTCGATCATGGCAGCGGTGCGTGACAGCGGAGAGCAGGCCAGCATGAGCGGCGACCATCGCTACTTCAGCCAGACCGCCCGCCTCAACGCCGACGACAGTGCTCCGGTCCGGGCGCGCCTGCTGCTGGACCGCCAGACGGCGCTGGCCAATTACTATCGCCTGGCCTGGAACCTGACCCTGCTGGTGGCCGTCTGTCTGGGAGTGGCCGGCCTGCTGGCCCTGGCGCTGGCCCGCGCCCTTGGCAAGCCGGTGCTCCACCTGGCGCGCTACGCCGACGACCTGGGTGACGACCTCACTGCCGTGCCACCGCCGCTGACAGTACGTGACGAGCTGGGACGGTTGGCCCAGGCGCTATTCGCCATGAGTCGGCGCATCCGCCACCGCGAGCATCGCATTCATCACGACGCCAGCCACGACAGCCTCACGGGCCTGCCCAACCGGCTGGCGCTGGACCGGCACCTGCGTCGACAGCTCGAATCGGGCCGGCCGGGTTACCTGCTCAGCCTGTCGATCGTGGGGCTCAAGGAGCTCAGCGAAACCCTGGGCTACGATTTCGGCGACCGGGTCATCATCGCCACCGGCCTGCGTCTGCGCGGTGCGCTGGACCACCGGTGCCCGCTGGGACGCACCGGCGGCAACGAATTCATGACCTTCCTGCCCGGGCGCGACCGGGAGCGGCTGGAGGCGGAACTGGCGCAGCTGCGCCAGGTGGCCGAAGAAACCATACTGATCAGCGGCACACCGGCCTCGGTGAGCCTGTGCGCGGCGATCCTGCACCTGCCGGACCAGGCCGCCTCCCTCGACGACATCCGCCGCCGGGTCAGCCTCACCATGGACAGGGCCCGCTATGGCGAGACGCGTTCGGCCTTCTATGCGGTCGGCGGTGACGAGCTGCACCTGCGGGAGCTGGCCATCATCCGCGATCTGCACACCGCCATGGAAAACAACCAGTTGACCATGGTCTACCAGCCCAAGGTCCGCTTCCAGGACGGCACTGTGGCCGCGGTCGAAGCCCTGGTGCGCTGGACCCATCCCCAATTGGGGCCGCTCAACCCGGAGGAGTTCATCGCCCTGGCGGAACGCTCCGGCCAGATCCACACACTCACCGAACATATCCTGCGGCGCATCCGGCGGGACGCCGGCCAGTGGCAGGAAGCGGGGCTGCGCGAGCTGGGCATCGCCGTCAATCTGTCGGCCCTCGACCTCAACAACCCGCGCCTGCCGGATCTGGTGGACGGCGTTTTCGCCGACTGGCCGCGCCCGCTCAATACGCTGACCTTCGAGATCACCGAAAGCGCCGCCATGGTGGATACGCAAGCGGCCATGCGCGCCCTGGCGCGACTGCGGGAGCTGGGGGTGCGCCTGTCTGTGGACGACTTCGGTACCGGCTACAGTTCACTGGCGCAAATGCGCCAATTGCCGGTGCAGGAACTGAAGATCGACAAGTCCTTCGTGCTGCGCCTGGACGCCACGCCCCAGGACCAGCTCATCGTGCGCTCCACCATCGACATGGCCCACGGGCTGGGACTCGGCGTGGTCGCCGAGGGCGTGGAGAACGAGGCCAGCTGGCACCTGCTGCGCCACTGGGGCTGCGAACTGGCCCAGGGCTACCTGATCAGCCGGCCGCTGCCCGCTTCCGAACTGGCCGGCTGGCATGCCGCTTTCCGTGAGCAAGCGGCACAACTCACCCAGGACCGGCCCCGCCGGGCAGTCACCGACAGGAGTCAATCGTGA
- a CDS encoding methylamine utilization protein, whose product MRALTLFILMALSLSGARASVGINIVVRDAGTGSPVPNAVIMLPDSGAAQPLDQPAVVVQSGRQFHPHLQVVPVGSLVEFPNRDNTQHHVYSFSPARRFNIELYSGRPESPIRFPDPGVVELGCNIHDRMQAFILVSPYATNVVTDDAGHARIEPAPDAPFPVRIWHERLPDNTAPETRRVEPENGSIELTLTLTPAQADDDPFADLQRRFDSL is encoded by the coding sequence ATGCGAGCCTTAACCCTATTCATCCTGATGGCACTGTCGCTGTCCGGCGCCCGAGCCAGCGTTGGAATCAATATCGTCGTCCGCGATGCCGGGACCGGGTCGCCGGTGCCGAACGCCGTGATCATGCTGCCGGATTCGGGAGCGGCACAGCCACTCGACCAACCGGCGGTCGTGGTCCAGTCCGGTCGCCAGTTCCACCCGCACCTGCAGGTGGTGCCGGTGGGCTCGCTGGTGGAGTTTCCCAACCGGGACAACACCCAGCACCATGTCTACTCGTTTTCGCCGGCACGTCGCTTCAACATCGAGCTGTATTCCGGTCGCCCCGAATCGCCGATCCGCTTTCCCGATCCGGGCGTCGTCGAGCTGGGCTGCAACATTCACGACCGGATGCAGGCGTTCATACTGGTGTCGCCCTACGCCACCAACGTGGTCACCGACGACGCCGGGCACGCCCGTATTGAACCGGCTCCGGATGCCCCGTTTCCGGTCCGGATCTGGCACGAACGCCTGCCAGACAACACCGCTCCCGAAACGCGGCGCGTCGAGCCGGAAAACGGCTCGATCGAACTGACGTTGACCCTCACACCCGCGCAGGCGGACGACGATCCGTTCGCGGACCTGCAGCGGCGGTTCGACTCCCTGTGA
- a CDS encoding MATE family efflux transporter has product MLTNITVPLLGLVDTAVLGHLAHPEYLGAVAIGGNLFSILYWTFGFMRMGTTGLAAQAYGRDDGFAQSALLVRSLLLAVGIGLLLILLRGPLVSIGLTLMDASDDVTALAREYTDIRIWSAPAVLCQYTLVGWLIGTQYPRGPMLMLILANSLNIGLDLLFVTVFGWNSQGVAAATAISEYAAAGLGLWLVWHRRPADLVFDRRLFGQLADYLAILQVNRYIMVRTILLLLSLAFFTAQGAQQGDAVLAANAVLLTFLMLISNGLDGFANGAEALVGEAVGQKDRAHFRAVCRTALRWSLWGAGLFTALFVLGGGWIISLLTSIPDVAGTAREFLPWIWIMPFAAVGGFLLDGIFIGATRTRDMQNTMIVAVLVVYLPVWWLTQSWGNHGLWFAITSLMLARAASMGWLFRSHSRHDRWFG; this is encoded by the coding sequence ATGCTGACCAATATCACCGTGCCCCTGCTGGGCCTGGTGGATACCGCCGTCCTGGGTCATCTGGCGCATCCGGAGTACCTGGGCGCCGTGGCCATTGGCGGCAACCTGTTCAGCATTCTTTACTGGACCTTCGGCTTCATGCGCATGGGCACCACCGGCCTGGCGGCCCAGGCCTACGGGCGCGATGACGGGTTTGCCCAGAGCGCGCTGCTGGTGCGATCGCTGCTGCTGGCCGTCGGCATCGGCCTGTTGCTGATCCTGTTGCGGGGGCCACTGGTGTCGATCGGTTTGACACTGATGGACGCCAGCGACGACGTCACCGCACTGGCCCGGGAGTACACCGACATCCGCATCTGGAGCGCGCCGGCGGTGCTGTGCCAGTACACCCTGGTGGGCTGGCTGATCGGCACCCAGTACCCGCGCGGGCCCATGCTGATGCTGATCCTGGCCAATTCGCTGAACATCGGGCTGGACCTGCTGTTCGTGACCGTCTTCGGCTGGAACAGCCAGGGCGTGGCAGCGGCCACCGCTATCTCGGAGTACGCCGCCGCCGGGCTGGGCCTGTGGCTGGTGTGGCACCGCCGGCCCGCCGACCTGGTGTTCGACCGCCGCCTGTTCGGGCAACTGGCCGACTACCTCGCCATCCTGCAGGTCAACCGCTACATCATGGTGCGCACCATCCTGCTGCTGCTGTCCCTGGCGTTCTTCACCGCCCAGGGCGCCCAACAGGGCGATGCCGTCCTCGCCGCCAACGCCGTGCTGCTGACCTTCCTGATGCTGATCTCCAACGGCCTGGACGGGTTTGCCAACGGCGCCGAGGCGCTGGTGGGGGAAGCGGTGGGCCAGAAGGACCGGGCGCATTTCCGCGCGGTCTGCCGCACCGCCCTGCGCTGGTCGCTGTGGGGCGCGGGCCTGTTCACCGCGCTGTTCGTGTTGGGCGGCGGCTGGATCATCAGCCTGCTGACCAGCATCCCCGACGTAGCGGGCACCGCCCGGGAGTTCCTGCCGTGGATCTGGATCATGCCGTTCGCGGCCGTGGGCGGCTTCCTGCTGGACGGCATCTTCATCGGCGCCACCCGCACCCGGGACATGCAGAACACCATGATCGTCGCGGTGCTGGTGGTCTACCTGCCGGTGTGGTGGCTGACCCAAAGCTGGGGCAACCACGGCCTGTGGTTCGCCATCACCAGCCTGATGCTGGCCCGGGCCGCCAGCATGGGCTGGCTGTTCCGCTCCCACAGTCGTCACGACCGCTGGTTTGGATAG